From the Cupriavidus necator N-1 genome, one window contains:
- a CDS encoding LysR family transcriptional regulator encodes MEPITHDRLAGISAFVAAAEAGSFAQAAARLGLTRSAIGKAIARLEARVGTRLFVRTTRSLALTDDGQAFYERCAQALEDLDAAQLMLEAGRREAAGRVRVSAPVVFGRHHVAPLLLELADRHPQLRLEGNFTDRLVDFADDGIDLAIRSGRLPDSDMLVARPLGMQAMVLCAAPGYLRKHGTPASIADLASHRCLVYMHGGESVPWSLAGPDGNIARPELAHRLGFDDIDTIAAAAIRGAGLVNVPLWLVRQPLDQGTLVRVLPQASVIRTPLHLVWPRTRFLPHKLRVTIDLLVEAIPAVLALD; translated from the coding sequence ATGGAACCAATTACCCATGACCGGCTGGCCGGGATCTCCGCCTTCGTGGCCGCCGCGGAGGCCGGCAGCTTTGCCCAGGCCGCGGCGCGCCTGGGGCTGACGCGCTCGGCCATCGGCAAGGCCATCGCCCGGCTTGAGGCACGCGTCGGCACGCGCCTGTTCGTGCGCACCACGCGCAGCCTGGCGCTGACCGACGACGGCCAGGCCTTTTATGAACGCTGTGCCCAGGCGCTGGAAGACCTGGATGCCGCCCAGCTCATGCTCGAAGCCGGGCGCAGGGAAGCGGCCGGCCGGGTTCGCGTGAGCGCCCCGGTGGTGTTCGGCCGCCACCATGTGGCGCCGCTGCTGCTGGAGCTGGCGGACCGTCATCCGCAGTTGCGGCTGGAAGGGAATTTCACCGACCGGCTGGTCGACTTTGCTGACGACGGCATCGACCTGGCCATCCGCAGCGGGCGCCTGCCGGACAGCGACATGCTGGTGGCACGTCCGCTGGGCATGCAGGCGATGGTGCTCTGCGCCGCGCCCGGGTACCTGCGCAAGCATGGCACGCCGGCCAGCATTGCCGACCTGGCCTCGCACCGCTGCCTCGTCTACATGCATGGCGGCGAGTCCGTGCCCTGGTCACTTGCCGGTCCCGACGGCAATATCGCGCGGCCGGAACTGGCGCACCGTCTCGGCTTTGACGATATCGACACCATCGCCGCCGCAGCCATACGTGGCGCGGGCCTGGTCAATGTCCCGTTGTGGCTGGTGCGGCAGCCGCTGGACCAGGGCACGCTGGTGCGCGTACTGCCGCAAGCCTCCGTCATCCGGACCCCGCTGCACCTGGTGTGGCCGCGCACCCGTTTCCTGCCGCACAAGCTGAGGGTGACGATCGATCTGCTGGTGGAGGCGATTCCCGCGGTGCTCGCGCTGGACTGA
- a CDS encoding zinc-dependent alcohol dehydrogenase family protein, with the protein MTSSMQRWQLSAFGRNNLRRVDAPIPVPGPGEVLVRVHAVALNYRDLLIIQDGMGMPVQPPLVPGSDMRGEVVAIGEGVADFAPGDAVISTFFTGWLDGVQPRRSMPLGVPGPGMLSEYVVLAEDSLVSAPRTLDAAQASTLTCAGLTAWQALAEATVTRPGDTVVVIGTGGVALFAVQIARAQGARVIVVSGSDDKLARVQELGAAHGVHRGRTADWPAAVRELTGGRGADHMLELAGGDNFGRSLAALAQGGRISVIGNLQGDELRASVYPVLHGRVTVQGIGVSHRRALQDLVRAVDWLGLRPVIEREYDFGDLPAALDHLERGAFGKVVVRLR; encoded by the coding sequence ATGACGTCCTCCATGCAACGCTGGCAACTGTCCGCTTTCGGCCGCAACAACCTGCGTCGCGTCGACGCGCCCATTCCCGTGCCCGGTCCCGGCGAGGTGCTCGTGCGGGTCCATGCAGTGGCCCTGAACTACCGCGACCTGCTGATCATCCAGGACGGCATGGGCATGCCCGTGCAGCCGCCGCTGGTTCCCGGGTCGGACATGCGCGGCGAGGTGGTGGCGATTGGCGAAGGTGTAGCCGACTTTGCCCCTGGCGACGCCGTGATCAGCACCTTCTTCACCGGCTGGCTCGATGGCGTTCAGCCGCGCCGCAGCATGCCGCTGGGCGTGCCTGGTCCCGGCATGCTTTCGGAGTACGTGGTGCTGGCAGAAGATTCGCTGGTGTCGGCCCCGCGCACGCTCGACGCCGCGCAGGCCAGCACCCTGACCTGCGCCGGCCTGACGGCCTGGCAAGCCCTGGCCGAGGCCACGGTGACGCGGCCCGGCGACACCGTCGTGGTGATCGGCACCGGCGGCGTGGCCCTGTTTGCCGTGCAGATCGCCCGCGCACAGGGTGCGCGCGTGATCGTGGTGTCCGGCAGCGACGACAAGCTGGCGCGCGTGCAGGAGCTGGGCGCGGCGCATGGCGTCCATCGCGGCCGCACCGCTGACTGGCCGGCTGCCGTGCGCGAGCTGACCGGCGGCCGCGGTGCCGACCATATGCTGGAACTGGCTGGCGGAGACAACTTCGGCCGGTCGCTGGCCGCGCTGGCGCAGGGCGGCCGGATCTCGGTGATCGGCAACCTTCAGGGCGATGAGCTGCGCGCCAGCGTCTATCCGGTGCTGCATGGCCGCGTGACCGTGCAGGGGATCGGCGTGTCGCACCGGCGCGCGCTGCAGGACCTGGTGCGTGCCGTGGACTGGCTGGGGCTGCGCCCGGTGATCGAGCGCGAGTATGACTTCGGGGACTTGCCCGCGGCGCTCGACCACCTGGAACGCGGGGCCTTCGGCAAGGTGGTGGTGCGGCTGCGCTGA